DNA sequence from the Caldisericota bacterium genome:
TAAGGACAATTGGCTAAACTTCAGCCAATACTCCATATCGCTATGGAGACCGGACTATATCATCACCCAAATGGGTGCTCAGCGTATAGTCTCTGAGGATTCTTCCAGAGAAGATATGATCTCTTTTGAATTATACTTTCTCTTAGAATGGTCACCATTTATTTCTTCACGTAATTTTGCAATTTTTTTGATGCCATCCTCTGTTAAGTGCTCGCCATTTAAAACCATTTCAAGCACTCCTTTAAATTTCGAGAAAGCTTTCTTCTTTTTTTGTGAGAGGAAGTGAAACTTCTTAAAAAATGGTATAACTTTTTCAGAGAGAGCATTAACACTTGTTACTTCATAGTACCAAATGCCATCTTCTCTCATTCTTAGAGTTCCACATCCAAGGTATCTCTTAAATAGCGTAAGAATTAACTTTTCATCTTGAGAGACATTAAAGGAAAGGGAAATTTTCCATTTATTCCTATAATTTTCCCTCGGTCTAAAAGAAACGTTGAAACTACCTTTGCCATCTGCAAATCCTGCAAGATACCATCCTATCTTTGGAGGAATATTTATCTTTTTTTCACTCATATTTCCTCCTTTACTTAAAAGTCTTTCCTGCTGATTGTCCACACTGGTCACATTGTCACGGAGATTAACTCTCGTAGTGCCAGATACTAACCGGATTTTCCAGCATTTAGCTGAGTTTTATAACTACAGCGTCCAACCTATAGTTACGGCCGCCGTTCACTGGGGCTTAAGTTCAGAGCTTTGCAGACCGAAATCTGCTAACCCCTCCCTGTAACCTTCCAGCACTGGGCAAGCGTCGGCCCCTATACATCGTCTTTACGACTTAGCAGAGACCTGTGTTTTTGTTAAACAGTCGCTTGAACCTATTTACTGAGACCCAGAATCGCAAAGGTAAGCATTTACCTTCACCTTTCCAGGCACCCCTTCTCCCGAAGTTACGGGGCAATTTTGCCGAGTTCCTTAAAGAGGGTTCTTTCGTACGTCTTAGGAGCATTCTCCTCATCTACCTGTGTTGGATTGCGGTACGGACACATATCTTCCTCGTTAGAGGTTTTTCTTGTGAGTATGGAATCAGCTACTTCGCCTTGCGGCTCCCCATCGCTTCTCAGAGTTTAATACATCCAGGGATTTACCTCCGGATGCCTCCTACGAGCTTGGACGCGGACAACCAAAACCGCGCTTAACCTATCCTTCTCCACCACCCCATCCTGATAGCGGAAGATACATGGTACAGGAATATTAACCTGTTGTCCATCGCCTACGCCTTTCGGCCTCGGCTTAGGACCGACTAACCCTGGGCGGACAAACCTTCCCCAGGAAACCTTAGATTTACGACGACAGGGATTCTCACCCTGTTTTTCGTTACTTAAGCCAAGATTCTCACTTCCTATCGCTCCAGTACTCCTTACGGTATACCTTCTCTGCAATAGGAACGCTCTCCTACCGCTCAAGACATCCGAAGACGTCTTAAGCCCACTGCTTCGGTAATAGACTTAGTCCCGTTACATTTTCGGCGCAGAACCGCTCGACTAGTGAGCTGTTACGCACTCTTTGAAGGGTAGCTGCTTCTGAGCTAACCTCCTAGCTGTCTAAGCAATTCCACATCCTTTCTGAACACTCAGTCTATTTTAGGGACCTTAGCAGATGATCTGGGTTGTTCCCCTCTCGACGACGGATCTTAGTACCCGCCGACTCACTGGTAGGGTAAAAACAAATGGTATTCGGAGTTTGGTTGAGTTTGGAAATCTGGTAGGATCCCTAGCTCATCCAGTGCTCTACCCCCACTTGCGAATTACCTACCGCTGCACCTAAATGCATTTCGGAGAGAACCAGCTATCTCCAGGTTCGGTTAGAATTTCTCTGCTATCCACAGTTCATCCGATGAGTTTTTTCCCCCAACCGGTTCGGACTTCCACGAGTTCTTACGCTCGTTTTATCCTGACCATGGATTGACCACCTGGTTTCGGGTCTACGGACAGCGACTAACGCCCTATTCAGGCTCGCTTTCACTACGGCTCCGGGTATCATCCCTTAACCTTGCCACTACCCATAACTCCTTGGCTCATTCTTCAATAGGCAGGCAGTCAGGCTGAAATGTTGCCATTTCATAGCCCTCCTACCGATTGTAGGCATATAGTTTCAGGTTCTATTTCACTCCCCTTCCGGGGTTCTTTTCACCTTTCCCTCACGGTACTTTGTTCACTATCGGTCGTCGGAGTATTTAGCCTTAGGAGATGGTCCTCCTAGCTTCCCGCAAGATTCCACGTGTCCCGCGGTACTTAGGAAAGATTTATAGGAGTGAATTAATTTTCGCCTACGGGGCTGTCACCCTCTTTGGCCACCCTTTCAAGAGTGTTCGACTAATCAATTCATTTCTGACTCCATACCTGCTCAGCAGCGCAGGATTAAATCTCCCTACAACCCCATCTATGCAACGCCTGCCAGCTTCTACACATAAATGGTTTAGGCTCTTCCCATTTCGCTCACCACTACTAAGGGAATCACTTTTGTTTTCCTTTCATCGAGGTACTAAGATGTTTCAGTTCCCTCGCTTACCCTCTTTGCCCTATATATTCAGGTAAAGATAACAGAGATTTCTCCCTGCTGGGTTTCCCCATTCGGAAATCCTCGGATCAAAGTTTGTTATGCAACTCCCCGAGGCCTATCGCAAGCTTTCTGCGTCCTTCATCGGCTCCGTACGCCAAGGCATTCACTATACGCCCTTACTTATTTACTACACCTACATACAGTTTTCAAGGTACAATCTATTAAACTATAAATCTACAAATTGAGGGGATTATTCCCTCAAAACTAAACAGCGATAAGCAAGGATAGCTTCAAATATATTATATTTTCTCGAAGTATGTTAATAAAACACACCTAAAAATGCTCCCTAGAAAGGAGGTGATCCAGGCGCACGTTCTCGTACACCTACCTTGTTACGACTTCACCCTCCTTATCATGCACACCTTCGTGACTCACAGAGCCACTTCGGGTACACACAACTCGGGTGGTGTGACGGGCGGTGTGTACAAGCCCCGGGAACGCATTCACCGCAGTATAGCTGACCTGCGGTTACTAGCAACTCCAGCTTCATGAGGGTGAATTGCAACCCTCAATCCGTACTGAGGTCCACTTTTTGCGATTAGCTCCCCATTACTGGTTAGCAACACTTTGTATGGACCATTGTCGCATGTGTGTAGCCCTGGACATAAAGGCCATGAGGATTTGACGTCATCCCCACCTTCCTCCAGCTTTCCGCTGGCAGTCTCCTTAGAGTGCATAGACCGAAGCCTATTAGCAACTAAGGATAGGGGTTGCGCTCGTTCACGGACTTAACCGTACATCTCACGACACGAGCTGACGACAACCATGCAGCACCTGTGCACGGGTAGCAGAGATTACTCTCTGAAAGGGCCGGAGTTTCTTCCAGCTTTCTCGTGCATGTCAAGCCCAGGTAAGGTTCTTCGTGTAGCATCGAATTAAACCACATGCCTCGCTGCTTGTGCGGGGCCCCGTCAATTCCTTTGAGTTTTAACCTTGCGGTCGTACTTCCCAGGTGGGATGCTTAACACGTGAGCTCCGGCACTGAGAAGCAACCTCCCCAACACCAAGCATCCATCGTTTACGGCTAGGACTACCAGGGTATCTAATCCTGTTTGCTCCCCTAGCTTTCGTATATGAGCGTCAGAGACAGCCCAGGAAGCCGCTTTCGCCACTGGTGTTCTTCCAGATATCTAAGCATTTTACCGCTACACCTGGAATTCCACTTCCCTCTACTGCTCTCTAGATTAACAGTTTTGAATGCGAGCTCAGAGTTAAGCTCTGAGTTTTTACATTCAACTTGTCAATCCGCCTGCATACCCTTTACACCCAGTAATTCCGGATAACGCTCGCCCCCTACGTATTACCGCAGCTGCTGGCACGTAGTTAGCTGGGGCTTATTCAAAAAGTACCATCAAGAATAGTTCTCTATTTGAGAGCTATCCCTTTTTCCTTAATAAAAGGAGTTTACAACCTTGCGGCCTTCATCCTCCACGCGACGTCGCTGGTTCAGGCTTTCGCCCATTGACCAATATTCCCCACTGCTGCCTCCCGTGGGAGTCTGGGCCGTGTCTCAGTCCCAATGTGGCTGTCCATCCTCTCAGACCAACTACCCGTCGTCGCCTTGGTAAGCCATTACCTCACCAACTAGCTGATAGGAGATGAGCCCGTCCAAAAGTGATAGCATGAAACAGAGGCCATCTTTCTTTGACAAACCTAAGTCTGTCAACATTATCGGGTATTACCCTTCTTTTCAGAAGGCTATCCCCGTCTTTAGGGTAGGTTACCCATCTATTACTCACCCGTTTGCCGCTAGAACTTCCCAATGGGTTGCCCCATCAAAAAACTCTCGCTCGACTTGCATGTGTAAGGCACGCCGCCAGCGTTCATCCTGAGCCAGGATCAAACTCTCCGAAAAATTAATACCTTACTTTCGCTGTTTAGTTTTCAAGGTACAATCCACTTTTAAATATTTTAGCATAATTATTATATGCTTTTTTTAGTACAAGTCAAGGGTATTTTCGAAGCTGTCTTTTTATGCGATATACACCCAACGAAAAATATCATAACAAATTAAAACTTCCTGTCAATAGATTTCAAAGAATTTTTCCAAAAAATTTCTACACGTATAAAAACTTGATAAAATCTACACTTTCTTAAATATAGAGAAAAAAGTTTTCAAAAATTTGAATAAAAAATCTCAATATCGAGATGCTTTCATAATAAACACGGTATTTAAATGATTATTTCTTTTTTAATCTTTGAGAACACGCATCCGCAATAGTTTTGCCGGTACATTTTATAGTATTTGCTCAATACAATGCTGGATTTAAATCCGTTTCTTTTTTTAAAGTTCGCTTTAAGAAATTTTACTCCATATTTGTTTCCAATCTGTTCTCCTATTTCAAAGATCCACTTAATGTTTTTGTGCGGACTTATAGTAAGTGTGGTAGTAAAATAGTCAAATCCTTTTTCTTTTGCAATTCGTGCTGTTTCTTCAAGACGCATCTTATAGCAAATGTAGCACCGTTTCCCACCTTCAGGTTCATTTTCAGTGCCTTTTATGAGCTCAAACCAATTATCCTTGTCATACTTGCCTGCCTCAAGATCCATGCCGGCAACACGGGAAAAGCGTATAATTTCTTCCAGCCTTTTCTCATACTCACTTAAGGGGTGTATGTTTGGGTTATAGAAAAACCCCGTCACTCTGTAATGTCTACCTCTTAAATACAAAAAAGGGTATGTCGCATCCGGAGCACAACAGATATGAAGAAGCACTTTTTCAAAATTTCCGTAAGGAATGTCGGTCTTATCCAATTTCATCTGTCAACTCTTCTATATCATCTTCAGAAAATACTTTTATTCCGTTCTTCTTCAAAAGTTCTGTAGTAATACCTTCTCCTTTAATTTTAGTACCGATAAATGTTCCATCATAAACAGAATGGCTTCCGCAAGACGGGCTTCCATCCTTTAACAGAGCAAATTTTATTTTATAAAGTTTTGCTAGTTCCAATACCTCTTTTGCCCCATTCAAAAATATTTCAGTAGTATCCTCTCCGTTCTCTTTCAATACCTTTCTATTACTTTGAATTTCTGCTGCCATCCTTGGTGTGGGTAAACCGCCCAACTGTTCAGGACAAACAGGAATCATCAAATACTTATCTTTAAGCACAAGCACGCCTTTGCTTACGCTATTTTTCCCATCATGCCGGGTGTTGAGCCCCAACAAACAAGCACTAACTAGTATTATTTTTTTCACAAAAGTATTATAATGTCTTTATATAAAAAATTAAAAATTTATTATAAGCAAGAGGAAAAAATGTGGGTAAAAGAGCTCTTTACAAATGATATTTTAATATTTTCAGTTATCTCAAGTCTCAGCGCGCAACTATTGAAAGTAATATTTTACTTTGCACAAAAGAAAAAAATAAATTGGCGCCTTGCAGTTTCACCAGGTGGCAATCCAAGTTCCCACACAGCAGCAGTAACAACACTTACACTACTGCTGGGTGTACGATACGGACTGGGCTCCCCTTACTTTACAATTTCATTCCTTATAGCATCAATAATAGTTGTTGATGCCCTTTCCCTGAGAAGAGAAGTGGGAGAGCATTCCAAAACAATGAATGAAATCTTCTGGGAAACAGCATGGGGTAAAAAACTGCGTGAAGTAATTGACATAAAAATCTTTGAAGAACTTATTGGCCATACTGGATTAGAAGTCGCAGCAGGATTTATCTGGGGCATTATTATAGCAGCAATAGATATTATATTATACTTATAAAATAGTTCAGTAGAGAAAGCAATCACATATTTTTTATTCCTTCAAACCCAAGGTCAAATGCTTTAAGGTTTATTTCAATAGTTTTTTCCGGCAAGCTTTCCTTCATGGATTGGACTATTTCTTCATATCCCAAAGGAAACTCTGGCATAGCAACAGCGCTTCCCAGCAAAACCATATTAAGCGACATAATATTTCCTGCCCTTTTTGCCAGTTTTTTTGCATCGATGATATAAAGATAACTGAATTTTTTTATTGCTTCTTTAATGAGCAATGGATTATCCGGATATGTTGACATTCCAAGAGAGACGGTAAAAGGCACAATACGTGCAGAATTCATTATCACAAATGTCTTTCCGCCTGCTTTTTTTATTGAACGTAAAACTTCTGCAGGTTCAAAACCAATAATTAAATCTGCATCGCCATTTTCAATGACAGGACTATGTGCATCGCCAATCTTTACTTCAGTTGTTACTACCCCTCCACGCTGTGCCATCCCATGTAATTCACTCATCACTACATTTATACCTTTTTTCATAGCAGCTTCGCCAATAATTGAAGAAGCCTTTATTGTGCCTTGCCCCCCAACACCAGCAAGATGAATTTTATATGTTTTCATTTTCTCACCTCTATCGCTTTTCCAGGACAAACCTGAACACACACACCACACCCATCACAGATAAGAGGATCAATATGAACAGTGTCATCCTTTCCCACATAGAAAGCAGGGCAGGTCCAATCTTTCACGCAAACCATACACTTCGTGCATTTGTCCTGATTAATGGTAAATGTCATTAATAAATTTTTCTTTTTTCTTCCTGTATCCGTTATCAGTGCGCAGGGATGCTTTGATATGACAACGGAAACCCCATCATGCTTAAGTGCCTCCTCAAAAACTTCCTTTGCTTTTGCAAGGCTGTACGGGTCAACAGTTTTAACAAACTCTACTCCAATCCCTTTTGCACTATTTTCAATAGAAATTTCTGGTGCCGTTTCTCCCATCCCATTAACAGGTTCAGAAGGGCTCGGCTGCCTGCCAGTCATCGCAGTCGTTCTATTGTCCATTACAACGATCAACAAATTAGCCTTATTGTGTACTGCATTGACAAGCCCGGGAAGGCCAGCATGAAAAAATGTAGAATCGCCAATAAAACTTACTATCTTTTGGTCTGTAGCATAAGAAAAACCCGTTCCTGTGCCGATACTTGAACCCATAGAAAGCAAGTAATCGGCCATTTCGTACGGCGGCTGAATACCCAGCGTATAACAGCCAATATCAGTAGGAAAAATCACGTCTTTCAGCTTAAGTTTTTTAATCGCTTCTTTCACGGCAAAGTATGTCGCGCGGTGAGGACAGCCTGCACAAAGAATCGGTGGACGAATAGGAAGCGTTATATCTGTTTTTAAATATCTCCGTTTCTTAATAGTATGTTCGCTAATTTTCTTTATTCCGTTTTTTACAATGTCAGGGGAATACTCATAAATACGGGGAAGCGTGTCGGTAAGTTTTCCGTACACATCAACTGGAATCTTATATTTCCCGGCAATTGCAAGTACTTCTTTTTCCATCACAGGCTCTACTTCTTCAACGATAAGCACATTTTTTGCCGTAAAAAGAAATTCTTTTACAAGCTGCTGTGGAAATGGGTAAGTAAACGCAAGTTTCAGTATTTTTGCAGGAATATTATTTTCCTTAACGACATCCATTACATAGTTAAAAGCACCACCGCTTGTGATGATGCCAAATTCGTCTCCAAAATCATACACCTTATTCACCTGCGTACTATCAGCTATCTTTTCGGCTTTTGCGAGCTTATCCAACAGCTCTTTACGCATTCTCACGGCATTAGCAGGAACAGGCACATAGCGAGAAGGTGCTTTTTCAAAAAACCCTTTGCCCTCTGGAGGTATTACATCATTAAGATGGACAATGCCTCTCATGTGAGAAACACGCGTTGTAGTTCGCATTAAAACAGGCAAATGTATCTGTTCGGAGAGTTCAAAACCAAATTTCATAAGATCTTTTACTTCCTGTGGGTCCGCAGGTTCAAGCAAAGGAATACCGGCAATCCGCGCATATATACGATTATCCTGTTCATTTTGTGATGAATACATCGAAGGATCATCAGCAGTGAGAATAATCATCCCTTTTTTTACACCAAGATAAGCAGTAGACATAAAAGAATCTGCTGCGACGTTTAATCCTACATGCTTCATAAACACAAATGACCTCAGCCCGGCAGCAGCCGCAGCAGCAGACACTTCTACCGCCACTTTCTCGTTTGTAGAGTATTCAAAATAAACACCTGCTTCTCTGGCTAACTTTGAAAATACATCTCCGATTTCCGAAGAAGGAGTGCCTGGATATGTAGAAACAAAAGATACGCCTCCTTCAAGAGCGCCACGCACAGCTGCCTCGTTTCCAAGAAGAAATAATTTGTCTTCCTTTTTCCCTGCAAGAATCTTAGTTACATTCATATCTGCCTCCTAAATACTCAAATCAATTCTATACTGCAGCGCCTCAGCAATGTGAGGTAGTGCAACCTTTTTTTCACCTTCCAAATCTGCAATTGTTCTTGCCAATCTTTTAATTCTATCAAATCCTCTGCCTGTAAGACCAAGTTTTTCTGACGCAGTGCGAAGAAAGCTCTTCTCCTCACTATCTAAAGGCACAAATTCCTTTAACAATCCAGGTGTAAGCTGTGCATTTGAAAAAATTCTTTTACCTTCGTAGCGGTCTTGCTGTAATTTTCTCGCACTTATCACTCTTTTCCTTATGTCAGCTGAAGATTCTCCTTTTGGTTTATTCACCAGTTCCTCAGGAAAAAGCCTGGGCATTTCAAGCTGAATATCAAATCTATCCCAGAGAGGCCCCGAAATCCTGTTCCTGTATCTCTTAATATCATATACACTGCAATTACAAACGTGTACAGTATCCCCATACCAGCCGCAAGGACATGGATTCATTGCCGCAACAAGCATAAAACGAGATGGATAAGTAATACTCATCCTTACGCGCGACACTGTAACAAATCCGTCTTCCATCGGCTGCCTTAATACTTCAAGCACGCTTCTTTTAAACTCAGGCAGCTCATCTAAAAACAGCACTCCATGGTGGGATAAACTTATTTCGCCGGGCTTTGGCACATTCCCTCCTCCGATAATGGCAG
Encoded proteins:
- a CDS encoding epoxyqueuosine reductase QueH, yielding MKLDKTDIPYGNFEKVLLHICCAPDATYPFLYLRGRHYRVTGFFYNPNIHPLSEYEKRLEEIIRFSRVAGMDLEAGKYDKDNWFELIKGTENEPEGGKRCYICYKMRLEETARIAKEKGFDYFTTTLTISPHKNIKWIFEIGEQIGNKYGVKFLKANFKKRNGFKSSIVLSKYYKMYRQNYCGCVFSKIKKEIII
- the iorA gene encoding indolepyruvate ferredoxin oxidoreductase subunit alpha; this translates as MNVTKILAGKKEDKLFLLGNEAAVRGALEGGVSFVSTYPGTPSSEIGDVFSKLAREAGVYFEYSTNEKVAVEVSAAAAAAGLRSFVFMKHVGLNVAADSFMSTAYLGVKKGMIILTADDPSMYSSQNEQDNRIYARIAGIPLLEPADPQEVKDLMKFGFELSEQIHLPVLMRTTTRVSHMRGIVHLNDVIPPEGKGFFEKAPSRYVPVPANAVRMRKELLDKLAKAEKIADSTQVNKVYDFGDEFGIITSGGAFNYVMDVVKENNIPAKILKLAFTYPFPQQLVKEFLFTAKNVLIVEEVEPVMEKEVLAIAGKYKIPVDVYGKLTDTLPRIYEYSPDIVKNGIKKISEHTIKKRRYLKTDITLPIRPPILCAGCPHRATYFAVKEAIKKLKLKDVIFPTDIGCYTLGIQPPYEMADYLLSMGSSIGTGTGFSYATDQKIVSFIGDSTFFHAGLPGLVNAVHNKANLLIVVMDNRTTAMTGRQPSPSEPVNGMGETAPEISIENSAKGIGVEFVKTVDPYSLAKAKEVFEEALKHDGVSVVISKHPCALITDTGRKKKNLLMTFTINQDKCTKCMVCVKDWTCPAFYVGKDDTVHIDPLICDGCGVCVQVCPGKAIEVRK
- a CDS encoding DUF523 domain-containing protein, with the protein product MKKIILVSACLLGLNTRHDGKNSVSKGVLVLKDKYLMIPVCPEQLGGLPTPRMAAEIQSNRKVLKENGEDTTEIFLNGAKEVLELAKLYKIKFALLKDGSPSCGSHSVYDGTFIGTKIKGEGITTELLKKNGIKVFSEDDIEELTDEIG
- the iorB gene encoding indolepyruvate ferredoxin oxidoreductase subunit beta; the encoded protein is MKTYKIHLAGVGGQGTIKASSIIGEAAMKKGINVVMSELHGMAQRGGVVTTEVKIGDAHSPVIENGDADLIIGFEPAEVLRSIKKAGGKTFVIMNSARIVPFTVSLGMSTYPDNPLLIKEAIKKFSYLYIIDAKKLAKRAGNIMSLNMVLLGSAVAMPEFPLGYEEIVQSMKESLPEKTIEINLKAFDLGFEGIKNM
- a CDS encoding divergent PAP2 family protein, with the translated sequence MWVKELFTNDILIFSVISSLSAQLLKVIFYFAQKKKINWRLAVSPGGNPSSHTAAVTTLTLLLGVRYGLGSPYFTISFLIASIIVVDALSLRREVGEHSKTMNEIFWETAWGKKLREVIDIKIFEELIGHTGLEVAAGFIWGIIIAAIDIILYL